TATTGTGCGCCGAAGGTCCTCCGCAGGCTTTCCTCCTCCAGCGATACGATGAGGCCGTACTGGATCCCGAAAGCGGCGACGAAAATCACGATCATGTGAGGCATCCAGGCCCAGGCCATCACGCACAGGCCGAGACTCAGCAGGAAGTTGCCGACATACAGCGGATTGCGTACCCGGCCATAGGGTCCGTTGGTGATGAGCGCTGGCGCTCCGACGTGGCGGGTGCGGGTGGCGGAGCCCGCGTAACCGACCGCCCACAGGCGTATGGATTCCCCGATCAGCACCAGCAGCCCGCCGGCAAAGAAGGTCGTCGGGCCGGGTTCGGCCATGATCAGGACCGCGATCAGGAGCGGGATCGGCGTATAGCTTCGGGCCGCGAAGACGGCGGCGCGGATATCCATGTTGAAGCTGGACCTCCTCGGTGTCGCTCGTTCGGCCTGACGGCCAGTCTACCGGCGTTACCGGCTGTTGGTTTCGATCTGCTCGATGACCGCCAGTGAGACGCGAAGGGCTTCGCGGCCGTCGAAGCCGGTCACCGGCGCCGGCGCATCACCGCGCACCGCCGCAACGAAGGATGCGAGTTCGGATTCGAGCGGCTCGCGCCGGTCCTTCGAGGTCTTCTGCCGCGTGATATGGCGGACGCGTCCATCGCCGGTGTTTACCGGTATTTTCAATCCCCGTGCTCCGGCCTGTCCGGGATCGTCGATCAGCCGGTAAATCTCGCTCTCGCCCGCCAGGAAGTCCATCGAAACGTAATGATCGCGTTGAAAGATCCGCAGTTTGCGCATTTTCTTCAGTGAGATGCGGCTGGCTGTAACGTTGGCCACGCATCCATCGGCGAACCGCATACGGGCGTTCGCGATGTCCACCTGGTCGGAAATCACGGCGACGCCCGTGGCGTCCACCGACGCCAGGTCCGATCGGACGAGACGAAGGATGAGATCGATGTCGTGGATCATGAGGTCGTGGACGACGGACACGTCCGTTCCCCTGGGGTCGAAGGAGGCCAGGCGATGCGCTTCGATGAACCCGGGGGCGATT
Above is a genomic segment from Gemmatimonadota bacterium containing:
- a CDS encoding isoprenylcysteine carboxylmethyltransferase family protein, producing the protein MDIRAAVFAARSYTPIPLLIAVLIMAEPGPTTFFAGGLLVLIGESIRLWAVGYAGSATRTRHVGAPALITNGPYGRVRNPLYVGNFLLSLGLCVMAWAWMPHMIVIFVAAFGIQYGLIVSLEEESLRRTFGAQYEAYFAAVPRFLPRFTVYTAGNPARYDFGAALRSERRTFQSTAVVVAAIAARWYWG
- a CDS encoding Gfo/Idh/MocA family oxidoreductase, encoding MDELRMAVIGVGRLGEAHARVLSGMPGVLLSGVYDIREERAEEVARRYDTTAIGSLSRVVEEADAATVVVPTTAHCEVASFTLAEGLHTFVEKPIAATVAEADRLIDLSESRGLVLQVGHIERFNGAFRALEGMEIAPGFIEAHRLASFDPRGTDVSVVHDLMIHDIDLILRLVRSDLASVDATGVAVISDQVDIANARMRFADGCVANVTASRISLKKMRKLRIFQRDHYVSMDFLAGESEIYRLIDDPGQAGARGLKIPVNTGDGRVRHITRQKTSKDRREPLESELASFVAAVRGDAPAPVTGFDGREALRVSLAVIEQIETNSR